The Oncorhynchus masou masou isolate Uvic2021 chromosome 31, UVic_Omas_1.1, whole genome shotgun sequence genome includes a region encoding these proteins:
- the LOC135524867 gene encoding protein jagged-1b-like — protein MWCGLRSCRVSGGVKGHGSRGGGVGCLSGQSCVPIREEQCFIQPCLGQGECHPSSPPPNKCHPSSGYHDNSCANVTLTFTKETMPRGLSIEAVCKQLRQLYVVKNVSSEYSVSITCDPSTSASNQIHLSIYTVDQLMDRSPIKR, from the exons ATGTGGTGTGGTCTTAGGTCCTGCCGAGTTAGCGGTGGGGTTAAAGGCCACGGTAGCAGAGGAGGTGGGGTCGGGTGTCTATCTGGTCAGAGCTGTGTACCAATCAGGGAGGAGCAGTGTTTCATCCAACCATGTCTGGGTCAGGGGGAgtgccacccctcctccccaccgCCCAACAAATGCCACCCCAGCTCCGGTTACCACGACAACAGCTGTGCTAACGTAACACTTACGTTCACCAAAGAGACCATGCCCAGG gGTCTGAGTATTGAGGCAGTGTGTAAGCAGCTGAGACAACTGTACGTGGTCAAGAATGTGTCCTCTGAGTATTCTGTTTCCATAACCTGTGACCCTTCAACCTCCGCCAGCAACCAGATCCATCTCAGCATC TACACAGTGGACCAGTTGATGGACAGATCCCCCATAAAGAGATAA